A single genomic interval of Helianthus annuus cultivar XRQ/B chromosome 6, HanXRQr2.0-SUNRISE, whole genome shotgun sequence harbors:
- the LOC110864948 gene encoding 60S ribosomal protein L32-1: MAVPKLDKKIIKKRVKKFKRPQSDWKICVKENWRRPKGIDSRVRRKFKGVTLMPNIGYGSDKKTRHYLPNGFKKFVVHNAKELEVLMMHNRTYCAEIAHNVSTRKRKEIVERAAQLDVVVTNKLARLRSQEDE, encoded by the exons ATGGCAGTCCCCAAGCTTGATAAGAAGATCATCAAGAAGCGTGTGAAGAAGTTCAAGAGGCCACAGAGTGACTGGAAGATATGTGTCAAG GAAAACTGGCGCAGGCCCAAGGGTATTGATTCTCGCGTAAGGAGAAAGTTCAAAGGTGTAACTCTTATGCCCAACATCGGGTACGGATCGGATAAGAAGACCCGTCACTATTTGCCAAATGGGTTCAAGAAGTTCGTTGTTCACAATGCTAAGGAGCTTGAAGTCCTCATGATGCACAACAG GACGTACTGCGCTGAAATAGCACACAATGTATCAACCCGCAAAAGGAAGGAAATTGTTGAGCGTGCTGCACAATTGGATGTTGTTGTTACCAACAAGTTAGCCAGGTTGCGCAGCCAGGAAGACGAGTAA
- the LOC110944510 gene encoding uncharacterized protein LOC110944510: MSVNLRGIAGEAKASWVKSIRLANKISAIAIQETMVSSVHNSVISRYWGKVFSVVETVVGSGDPINLINVYAPQNTSAKLSLWGDLSNVIDSSLGQCIVVGDFNAVRSSEERRHSKFKPGRKYTCIRENGKKLSKLDRFLVCSDFFNKWPDACVRALPNRYSDHCPIILELVNLNFGPRPFRVYNSWIGKSRFEDTVKAAVDGMQISDPLDSFLMSKFDRIRSFLKIWRDEFMAKENESEKIARLELENLEEEMESRDNVGKHE, encoded by the exons ATGTCGGTTAATCTAAGGGGTATTGCTGGGGAGGCTAAAGCTAGTTGGGTGAAAAGCATTAGGTTAGCTAACAAGATCAGCGCTATTGCCATTCAAGAAACCATGGTGTCTTCTGTTCATAATTCTGTTATTTCGAGATATTGGG GAAAGGTATTTTCTGTTGTTGAAACGGTGGTTGGAAGCGGCGATCCGATTAACCTTATCAACGTATATGCACCACAGAATACGTCGGCGAAACTCTCCCTTTGGGGAGACCTTTCAAATGTCATAGATTCATCGTTGGGCCAGTGTATTGTAGTTGGGGATTTTAATGCGGTCCGCTCTAGTGAGGAAAGGAGACACTCAAAGTTCAAACCG GGTAGAAAGTACACTTGTATTAGAGAAAATGGTAAAAAGCTTAGCAAGCTTGATCGCTTTCTGGTGTGTTCAGATTTTTTTAACAAATGGCCCGATGCGTGTGTTAGGGCGCTTCCGAATCGGTACTCTGACCATTGTCCGATCATTCTAGAGTTGGTTAATCTCAATTTCGGACCTCGTCCTTTTAGAGTTTATAATTCTTGGATCGGGAAGTCGAGATTTGAGGATACGGTTAAAGCGGCGGTGGATGGTATGCAAATTTCTGACCCCCTAGATTCCTTTCTTATGTCTAAATTTGATCGTATTAGGTCGTTTCTTAAAATTTGGAGGGACGAGTTCATGGCCAAAGAGAACGAGAGTGAAAAAATTGCTCGTTTGGAGTTGGAAAATCTAGAAGAAGAAATGGAATCGAGGGATAATGTTGGAAAACATGAATGA